One stretch of Waddliaceae bacterium DNA includes these proteins:
- a CDS encoding phosphoenolpyruvate carboxykinase (GTP), with protein sequence PGDDGKLYAINPEAGFFGVAPGTSMESNPNAMKSLTENCLFTNVALTPAGDVWWEGMTDVPPDGLIDWRGNPWTPESGTTAAHPNARFTAPASQCPVIADEFDAPDGVPISAILFGGRRPGTIPLACMARSWEEGVLMGASVSSQKTAAAEGTVGEIRHDPFAMKPFIGYNAGDYFRHWLEVGKGLDPEGAPKIFSVNWFRQDQEGNFMWPGFGDNSRVLEWALKAASASEAEKLYVDSPIGLLPAPGSIDTRGINIDAGTMEKLASFDPTKWEAEIAGNRDYFETFGKTLPPVFSKILDAMEEDLQV encoded by the coding sequence ATCCTGGAGACGATGGAAAGCTGTATGCCATAAACCCTGAGGCAGGGTTCTTCGGCGTAGCGCCTGGGACGTCGATGGAGTCAAACCCCAATGCCATGAAGTCGTTAACAGAAAACTGTCTCTTCACCAACGTCGCTTTAACCCCTGCTGGTGATGTATGGTGGGAAGGTATGACTGATGTCCCTCCTGATGGGCTTATCGACTGGAGAGGGAATCCGTGGACTCCTGAAAGCGGTACTACTGCAGCACATCCCAATGCACGCTTTACTGCGCCAGCAAGCCAATGTCCTGTCATCGCCGATGAATTCGACGCTCCTGACGGCGTGCCTATTTCAGCGATACTCTTCGGAGGACGTAGACCAGGCACCATCCCTCTCGCTTGCATGGCACGTTCGTGGGAAGAAGGCGTCCTTATGGGTGCCAGCGTCTCGTCGCAGAAAACCGCAGCAGCAGAAGGTACTGTTGGCGAGATACGCCACGACCCCTTTGCCATGAAACCTTTCATTGGATATAATGCAGGCGATTATTTCAGACACTGGCTAGAAGTTGGTAAAGGCCTCGATCCCGAAGGCGCGCCGAAAATATTTTCTGTCAACTGGTTCCGTCAAGATCAAGAAGGGAACTTCATGTGGCCTGGATTCGGCGACAACAGCCGCGTCCTAGAATGGGCTCTCAAAGCTGCTTCTGCTTCTGAAGCTGAAAAGCTCTACGTCGACAGCCCGATAGGGCTTCTACCTGCTCCTGGGTCCATCGACACCAGAGGCATTAACATCGATGCTGGTACAATGGAGAAATTGGCTTCTTTCGATCCAACAAAGTGGGAAGCCGAAATTGCAGGAAATCGCGACTATTTTGAGACGTTTGGCAAAACGCTACCACCAGTGTTTTCCAAGATTCTCGATGCTATGGAAGAAGATCTTCAAGTGTAG
- the ndk gene encoding nucleoside-diphosphate kinase — MTVEQTLSIVKPNAINKNKIGEVLSYFESGDLKIIAAKMLHLTKEQAEGFYAVHKERPFFADLVEFMTSGPVLIQVLEGDNAVNRNREIMGATNPADAAEGTIRIAFGDDIQNNAVHGSDSVENAKIEIDFFFSANEIFSR, encoded by the coding sequence ATGACCGTAGAGCAAACCCTTTCTATCGTAAAGCCCAATGCCATCAATAAAAATAAGATTGGTGAGGTACTCTCATACTTCGAGAGTGGCGACCTTAAGATCATCGCTGCAAAGATGCTTCATCTTACCAAGGAGCAGGCCGAAGGCTTCTATGCCGTCCATAAAGAAAGACCTTTCTTCGCCGACCTTGTAGAGTTTATGACATCGGGTCCTGTTCTAATTCAAGTTCTGGAAGGCGACAATGCTGTAAACAGAAACAGGGAAATTATGGGTGCCACTAACCCTGCCGATGCTGCAGAGGGAACGATACGTATTGCTTTCGGTGACGACATCCAGAACAATGCCGTTCATGGTTCCGACAGCGTCGAGAACGCCAAGATCGAGATAGACTTTTTCTTTTCTGCCAACGAGATATTCTCACGATAA